From Strongyloides ratti genome assembly S_ratti_ED321, scaffold srae_chrx_scaffold0000002:
ATAATAGTGAaagattaaattattaataatgagaataattttttatattaatatatatttttaaataataaaaaaaataatggttactataattaaaatatatcaacaaaaagatatatcacatctaattttatttatcattattttattacaaatgctgattaattttatcaataacaattgattagaataaaaaatatacaactttataatacatttaatgtgatgttaaaaaaaatttaaaaagtaataataattactataattttatcaaaattactttttcattaatggttaatgtttcttttttttttaataatttttataaaccggccaaatttaaaatttgctCACAAAGTTTTTTGTATAAGAAACTATCACCTGTTAAACGTTTACGTTTTACTCCAACATATGGCATATTTTCAATAAGAACAACTTCTAATTCTACTGACATAACAAGTTTACctaaaacattatatttttgtccTGATATTTTCCATccattttcattatatatcATTTCAAGTTTACCAAAAACtgtttttaattcatttctAACACGTACTGGATCTTCACTGGATGTTATTGATACATTAACCATTCTTTTTGTTTGAGTTAATGTTGTTggtttattaattttttgacGTTTTGGAGTTAAAagattaatcattttatcaGCCTTACGTTCCAATGAAGCAAAAACTCTTTGTTTAAGACGTGGTGTTTTTGAAGTAATTCTACTTCTACTATCTGGAGTATCTTGTGGTGATAAATTTCCATGATCttttatatctaaaatatcatatattttaataaaatatatttttatatatttttataactaacCTTCTGGTGGTGATGACAGTTGGATAGGAGGAACTATTATTGAAGCGCGTTTAGGCGTTGTTATAATATGTTGTGGTACAAACattgtttttatatcaaCACACTGTTGATGAGTTTGCCTTTGTCTAACTGTTGATGGACGagtattttctttatcataCCTTTCTTTAATTCTACGTTTTGGTGTATCATCAGTTGTAAGACAATGGTGATTTCTAATTGGTAATGGTGGAGAATGTCCCATACTAAAGTTAGGTGAACCAACATACAAACAATTTTCTCCAAGTAATTTTTTAGCTCTAACATATGctgaatttttattacattttcttGTATTTCTTTCAATAGAATATATATCCATTTTTGCAACACCTCTTGTTATAAGTTCcattcttttattttcatcTTCATCATCTGAAATACCTgaataatttaaacaattatcaATTGATGCATGTATTGTTGGTGAtgcaataatatttttttgatgatTATGAGTAGTCACATATTGACCATATGGGCGAGATTTTCTTTGTGACATTGgtaaagtaatattttctttattttcttttttattaaggAGAATTAGATATGTTGATTTAAGGTAATCAAATTGattatctttaattaaaCTTATCATTCTTTGTGGTGATACACAATGAAAAAATGCCATTTCaataattatatcattatcaaCAAAATCAGGTTTATATATACTAGAACATTTTAAGCtcattgtataatttttagttacCCATGGATGAACAATTAATTCTTCCATCGAAATTCGACGTTTTGGATTAACTGTTAATAAACCAGTTAAAACATTTCTACTTTCCATTGATAAATATGGTGGAAATTTTATTGTACCTTTTGTAACTTTTGCTCTTaaattttccattttttCATCTTCAAATGGTAAACAACCACATAATAAAGCATAAAGTATTATTCCCATTGACCAAATATCTATTTGATGACCTAAGTATGGTCTTTCCTCAAATAATTCTGGTGCAGCATAAGCAGGTGATCCACAATATTCTGttaataaatcttttctAAGATCATCTGGTTTTGCACATAATCCAAAATCAATAACTTTAAGTTTCAAATCATttgttaaaagtatattttctGGTTTCAAATCACGATGGCAATATCCTTGTTCATGAACATATGACATAGCTTGAATTAGTTGTCTAAAAAAATGTCTAGCTTCATTTTCTTCAAgtctttgtttttttattatataatcaaACATTTCACCACCATTACAAAactaaacaaatatttaaaaaaaattttttttttaaaatcaaaattacctccataataaaatataaataata
This genomic window contains:
- a CDS encoding Maternal embryonic leucine zipper kinase, producing MESKKIIDIKTALDNSYLLGERLGNGGFGDVYLATHMLTGGKVAIKIIDKRKHVKEFKFVRKEEEALKNLVHQNISRLYEVIENDYYLYFIMEFCNGGEMFDYIIKKQRLEENEARHFFRQLIQAMSYVHEQGYCHRDLKPENILLTNDLKLKVIDFGLCAKPDDLRKDLLTEYCGSPAYAAPELFEERPYLGHQIDIWSMGIILYALLCGCLPFEDEKMENLRAKVTKGTIKFPPYLSMESRNVLTGLLTVNPKRRISMEELIVHPWVTKNYTMSLKCSSIYKPDFVDNDIIIEMAFFHCVSPQRMISLIKDNQFDYLKSTYLILLNKKENKENITLPMSQRKSRPYGQYVTTHNHQKNIIASPTIHASIDNCLNYSGISDDEDENKRMELITRGVAKMDIYSIERNTRKCNKNSAYVRAKKLLGENCLYVGSPNFSMGHSPPLPIRNHHCLTTDDTPKRRIKERYDKENTRPSTVRQRQTHQQCVDIKTMFVPQHIITTPKRASIIVPPIQLSSPPEDIKDHGNLSPQDTPDSRSRITSKTPRLKQRVFASLERKADKMINLLTPKRQKINKPTTLTQTKRMVNVSITSSEDPVRVRNELKTVFGKLEMIYNENGWKISGQKYNVLGKLVMSVELEVVLIENMPYVGVKRKRLTGDSFLYKKLFSGVHYNLFHTNGITNVSSQTSIYQNFDKSFEDDCSDFITECTCHTMYSFYEYPEIILLGVVAFPLIIFGIINNILSILIFTNEFMKTSSINWYLTIISFSDTIILISAFFVLTLPRLGEFIELWGAVSLSYFLAPYMYGMMTMAQTISVWMTTGVSLHRYAGVCFPFESISLLRPKKVRIFIGSILLFSIVFNSSRFFEVNVVNDCYRTNIEYSIPVIMPTLLRVNEAYRTIFFGWAYTIVMFIIPFIVLIFVNTTVVSVIRKSNRLHQTQGSDSMTFKKSESKERQTTIMLVAIVIVFLACNVLAFVVNIMENLNLMGSLYNTLVWFNNLLVLVNASCNFLIYLIFSDKYRALLLYFVSGKCLIQERTLVLAEVV